Proteins co-encoded in one Gadus morhua chromosome 6, gadMor3.0, whole genome shotgun sequence genomic window:
- the tspan36 gene encoding tetraspanin 36: MDCGIITSKTVLLLLSLIFWAAGAALAYVGAYIIRSYTNFEAFLEDKYVMIPAVIIICVGVAMFLLGLLGCCATISESKVGLGLFLVVILALFAGEVAAMTFCFIYQGKITEDLQRSMTDVFMKYDGQSTESVAVDHLQSQLQCCGVFNLSSWVSTPWYTSHNNTVPFSCCKNQTECTGQLDKPQFLFTKGCQDQVDVLLQNVLSYAMLVILGFAIIKVFGMLSVCVITCRCNDRRNGYHPIYN, encoded by the exons GCTGCGGGAGCCGCCTTAGCCTATGTGGGGGCCTACATCATCAGGAGCTACACCAACTTCGAGGCCTTCCTGGAGGACAAATATGTCATGATCCCAGCCGTGATCATCATCTGTGTCGGCGTGGCGATGTTCCTTTTGGGCTTGCTGGGATGCTGTGCCACAATCTCAGAGTCCAAAGTCGGCCTTGGCTTG TTCCTGGTCGTCATCCTGGCGCTCTTCGCTGGTGAAGTTGCTGCTATGACCTTCTGTTTCATCTACCAGGGCAAG ATAACTGAGGACCTGCAGCGTTCGATGACCGACGTCTTCATGAAGTACGACGGGCAGAGCACAGAGAGCGTTGCCGTGGATCACCTGCAGTCCCAG TTGCAGTGCTGTGGAGTGTTTAACCTGAGCAGCTGGGTGTCCACCCCCTGGTACACCAGCCACAACAATACAGTTCCCTTCTCCTGCTGCAAGAACCAGACGGAGTGCACCGGCCAGCTCGACAAGCCTCAGTTCCTCTTCACAAAG GGATGCCAAGACCAGGTGGATGTGCTCCTTCAGAATGTGTTGAGTTATGCCATGCTGGTGATCCTGGGCTTCGCCATAATTAAG gTCTTCGGGAtgctgagcgtgtgtgtgatcacCTGTAGGTGCAACGACAGGAGGAATGGCTACCATCCCATCTATAACTGA